Proteins from a genomic interval of Kitasatospora kifunensis:
- a CDS encoding serine/threonine-protein kinase yields MDQLTAQDPRRIGPFEVLGRLGAGGMGLVYLARSASGRRVAIKTVRGELAEDELFRVRFAREIAAAKTVGGFYTAAVVDADADARVPWLATAYVPAPSLEDLVGDCGPLPVDAVRWLVAGIAEALQSIHAAGLVHRDLKPSNVLVVEDGPRVIDFGIAAGVSNSRLTMTNVAVGTPAYMSPEQAKDSRSVTGASDVFSLGSLLVFCATGHAPYHGGNPVETVFKLLREQPDLSGLPVELVDLVRACMRPAPEHRPTPAQIQAELAPHLFSRDDAGEEGGNWLPPEAVELIERRRRPLPTPRPTAAPPVPVVAPPAIPPVPPGPPPMPAPYLSAHAGSAAPEGHWGPPSPPPLPPSAPAPVRREAVDPRTGALGPLGSSAMAQAAGSSMVGRPAAGQAGAGQAGTQGGVDGEVATAKLGAARRHRRDPVQEIQLSGASVRIGPGPQAHGVEPAPPAAAPTPAETDWVRRAGGTTTAPAGPATAPVEQSTQGRWRPWRFRMSNDVWGTPVVADGTLFISSFEVHALDIASGRRRYKTRDVAWAVAVDAGRLHAADGPHLYTVDVADGTERWRTSLDGWVYALDAADGVLCCGLRGGGVQVRSTANGAELWRVEDAQQDYENPQSGPALLAGSVYYYGGGRLRCVDARGGLPRWSFPVGEDVPSRPAVRGGLVYVTAGTAVYALDAASGAQRWRFEAPVVLFTPPTLDDSATPAVYVADYLGTLYALDGATGRVRWQARTASRQGAEPVVLAGRSALIASGDTLYAFDTASGRELWRYAARGEIVGAPAAADGLVHLGSRDHSLHTVDLATGRLRWELGTKGELTGSPVAAHGRVFVSSKDRCVYALDAVYGTAVPEQR; encoded by the coding sequence GTGGACCAGCTGACGGCGCAGGATCCGAGACGGATCGGGCCGTTCGAGGTGCTCGGGCGCCTCGGCGCCGGTGGGATGGGGCTGGTGTACCTGGCACGGTCCGCCTCGGGCCGGCGGGTGGCCATCAAGACGGTGCGCGGCGAACTCGCCGAGGACGAGCTGTTCCGGGTCCGCTTCGCCCGGGAGATCGCGGCGGCCAAGACGGTCGGCGGCTTCTACACCGCGGCCGTGGTGGACGCGGACGCGGATGCCCGGGTGCCGTGGCTGGCCACCGCGTACGTCCCCGCGCCCTCGCTGGAGGACCTGGTCGGCGACTGCGGGCCGCTGCCGGTGGACGCGGTGCGCTGGCTGGTGGCGGGGATCGCCGAGGCCCTGCAGTCCATCCACGCCGCAGGGCTGGTGCACCGTGACCTCAAGCCGTCCAACGTGCTGGTGGTCGAGGACGGCCCGCGGGTGATCGACTTCGGCATCGCGGCCGGGGTCTCGAACAGCCGGCTGACCATGACCAACGTGGCGGTGGGCACGCCCGCCTACATGTCGCCGGAACAGGCCAAGGACAGCCGCAGTGTCACCGGGGCCAGCGACGTCTTCTCACTCGGTTCGCTGCTGGTCTTCTGTGCCACCGGGCACGCGCCCTACCACGGCGGTAACCCGGTGGAGACGGTCTTCAAGCTGCTGCGCGAGCAGCCGGACCTGTCCGGGCTGCCGGTCGAGCTGGTCGACCTGGTCCGGGCCTGCATGCGGCCCGCGCCCGAGCACCGGCCCACGCCCGCGCAGATCCAGGCGGAGCTGGCCCCGCATCTGTTCTCCCGGGACGACGCGGGGGAGGAGGGTGGCAACTGGCTGCCGCCCGAGGCGGTGGAGCTGATCGAGCGCAGGCGACGGCCGCTGCCGACGCCGCGCCCCACGGCCGCGCCCCCCGTACCGGTGGTTGCGCCCCCGGCGATCCCGCCGGTGCCGCCGGGTCCGCCGCCGATGCCCGCGCCCTACCTGTCGGCGCACGCCGGGTCCGCCGCGCCCGAGGGGCACTGGGGACCCCCCTCGCCCCCGCCGTTGCCGCCCTCGGCGCCCGCGCCGGTGCGACGCGAGGCGGTGGACCCGCGCACCGGCGCGCTGGGGCCGCTGGGCTCCTCGGCGATGGCCCAGGCGGCGGGCTCCTCGATGGTCGGCCGACCCGCCGCGGGCCAGGCCGGGGCGGGCCAGGCGGGCACCCAGGGCGGCGTGGACGGCGAGGTGGCCACCGCCAAGCTGGGCGCGGCCCGTCGGCATCGGAGGGACCCGGTCCAGGAGATCCAGCTCTCCGGTGCCTCGGTGCGGATAGGGCCTGGGCCGCAGGCACACGGCGTGGAGCCGGCGCCGCCGGCCGCTGCTCCGACGCCGGCCGAGACCGACTGGGTCCGCCGAGCGGGTGGCACGACCACCGCCCCCGCCGGCCCGGCCACCGCCCCCGTGGAGCAGAGCACGCAGGGCCGGTGGCGGCCGTGGCGGTTCCGGATGTCCAACGACGTCTGGGGTACGCCGGTGGTCGCCGACGGCACCCTGTTCATCTCCAGCTTCGAGGTGCACGCCCTGGACATCGCCTCGGGCCGGCGCCGCTACAAGACCCGGGACGTGGCCTGGGCGGTGGCGGTGGACGCGGGCCGACTGCACGCCGCCGACGGCCCGCACCTCTACACCGTGGACGTCGCCGACGGCACCGAGCGCTGGCGCACCTCGCTGGACGGCTGGGTCTACGCGCTGGACGCCGCCGACGGGGTGCTCTGCTGCGGGCTGCGCGGCGGCGGGGTGCAGGTGCGCTCGACGGCCAACGGCGCCGAGCTGTGGCGGGTGGAGGACGCCCAGCAGGACTACGAGAACCCGCAGTCGGGGCCGGCGCTGCTGGCCGGCTCGGTCTACTACTACGGCGGCGGGCGGCTGCGCTGCGTGGACGCCAGGGGCGGACTGCCGCGCTGGAGCTTCCCGGTCGGCGAGGACGTGCCCTCCCGTCCGGCGGTGCGCGGCGGCCTGGTCTATGTGACGGCGGGGACGGCGGTGTACGCGCTGGACGCCGCGAGCGGGGCGCAGCGCTGGCGGTTCGAGGCGCCGGTGGTGCTCTTCACCCCGCCGACGCTGGACGACTCGGCCACCCCGGCCGTCTACGTCGCGGACTACCTGGGCACCCTCTACGCCCTGGACGGCGCCACCGGACGGGTGCGCTGGCAGGCGCGCACCGCGAGCCGGCAGGGTGCCGAGCCGGTGGTGCTGGCCGGGCGCAGCGCGCTGATCGCCAGCGGGGACACCCTCTACGCCTTCGACACGGCGAGCGGGCGGGAGCTGTGGCGGTACGCGGCGCGCGGCGAGATCGTCGGTGCCCCGGCGGCGGCCGACGGGCTGGTCCACCTGGGCAGCCGGGACCACTCGCTGCACACGGTGGACCTCGCCACCGGGCGGCTGCGCTGGGAGCTGGGGACCAAGGGCGAGCTGACGGGCTCTCCGGTGGCCGCCCACGGCCGGGTCTTCGTGAGCAGCAAGGACCGCTGCGTCTACGCGCTGGACGCGGTCTACGGAACGGCGGTGCCCGAGCAGCGCTAG
- a CDS encoding NADH-quinone oxidoreductase subunit A, which translates to MQGPWATALAADPALGGGYFHAYAAVGLLAVVGALFLAVAFTANRLLRPAIWSPEKLLSYECGVDPVGEGWAHTQVRYYIYAFLYVIFAVDAIYLFPWATVFAAAGYGMGTLVEMFIFLGFLAVGLLYAWKKGVLEWT; encoded by the coding sequence ATGCAGGGGCCCTGGGCCACCGCCCTCGCGGCCGACCCCGCGCTGGGCGGCGGCTACTTCCACGCGTACGCGGCGGTGGGGCTGCTCGCGGTGGTCGGTGCGCTCTTCCTCGCGGTGGCGTTCACGGCCAACCGCTTGCTGCGCCCGGCGATCTGGTCCCCCGAGAAGCTGCTCAGCTACGAGTGCGGGGTCGACCCGGTCGGCGAAGGCTGGGCGCACACCCAGGTCCGCTACTACATTTACGCCTTCCTCTACGTGATCTTCGCGGTCGACGCGATCTACCTCTTCCCGTGGGCGACGGTCTTCGCCGCCGCGGGGTACGGCATGGGGACGCTGGTGGAGATGTTCATCTTCCTCGGCTTCCTGGCGGTCGGCCTGCTCTACGCCTGGAAGAAGGGGGTCCTGGAATGGACGTGA
- a CDS encoding NADH-quinone oxidoreductase subunit C yields the protein MSEELTAERAAAAIGPWASAAQAYELLTVDVPAEHWIEALTAARDGLGLRFFDWLSAVDELAEGFAICAHLAAVGDGAGHGDGVRHLLLRTRVPRAGAALPTAAGVYAGAGWHERETHEMFGIDFTGHPHLTPLLLPEGFEGHPLRKEFVLAARVAKAWPGAKEPGESDHGDGPARRKMQPPGVPDPNEWGPLKGTLPPVAERPARAARGPRAAAAGAGAEGAPAVRADRPRRTRSITEGSTSQSAAAAAAVPEAATAPAAPELPARTRSADAPWHAPVPARDPEAGKSPEPGKSPEPGEAAVPEKSTESTSDARPAEPNAPEPKAPEPKAPENQDGDSA from the coding sequence GTGAGCGAGGAGCTGACGGCCGAGCGGGCGGCAGCCGCCATCGGACCTTGGGCCAGCGCCGCGCAGGCCTACGAGCTGCTGACCGTCGACGTGCCGGCCGAGCACTGGATCGAGGCCCTGACCGCCGCCCGGGACGGGCTCGGCCTGCGCTTCTTCGACTGGCTGAGCGCGGTGGACGAGCTCGCCGAGGGCTTCGCGATCTGCGCACACCTGGCGGCTGTCGGAGATGGTGCCGGGCATGGCGACGGGGTGCGTCACCTGCTGCTGCGCACCCGGGTGCCGCGCGCGGGCGCCGCACTGCCGACCGCCGCGGGCGTCTACGCCGGGGCCGGCTGGCACGAGCGCGAGACGCACGAGATGTTCGGGATCGACTTCACCGGGCACCCGCACCTGACGCCGCTGCTGCTGCCGGAGGGCTTCGAGGGCCATCCGCTGCGCAAGGAGTTCGTGCTCGCGGCGCGGGTGGCCAAGGCCTGGCCCGGCGCCAAGGAGCCAGGGGAGAGCGACCACGGGGACGGTCCCGCCCGGCGCAAGATGCAGCCCCCCGGCGTGCCCGACCCCAACGAGTGGGGACCGCTGAAGGGCACCCTGCCGCCGGTCGCCGAGCGGCCGGCCCGCGCCGCCCGCGGACCGCGCGCGGCGGCGGCCGGGGCCGGGGCGGAGGGCGCGCCCGCGGTGCGGGCCGACCGGCCGCGCCGCACCCGCAGCATCACGGAGGGCTCGACCAGCCAGTCGGCGGCCGCGGCAGCTGCGGTGCCCGAGGCGGCCACCGCTCCGGCGGCCCCGGAGCTGCCCGCGCGCACCCGCAGCGCCGACGCGCCGTGGCACGCCCCGGTCCCGGCGCGTGACCCCGAGGCCGGCAAGTCGCCCGAGCCTGGCAAGTCGCCCGAGCCTGGCGAGGCAGCCGTGCCCGAGAAGTCGACCGAGTCGACGTCTGACGCGCGGCCAGCCGAGCCCAACGCCCCTGAGCCCAAGGCCCCTGAGCCCAAGGCCCCCGAGAACCAGGACGGAGACAGCGCATGA
- a CDS encoding sensor histidine kinase, whose translation MKLPGERRRAARPLYGVQMWREVLHHLLGAPFGMAVFLFTVATLSVGAGLSITVIGLPVLVLGLRGARGIGALARQQARRCLGAQVEEPTPLAAARPGVTGWVLASLTDGLSWRSVLYCLLMLPWGILTFTLTAVFLVAGWPLLPWVVRYLAVAHRVLVEQLLGPGQLSERVRELEEDRGAVVDTAAADLRRIERDLHDGAQARLVALAMDLGLAKEKLLETELTAEQISAAKMVDAAHGEVKLALQELRDLARGIHPAVLTDRGLDAALSAVAARCTVPGGVKVNVDLTGPDGVTERPDSAVEGIAYFTVSELLTNTSKHSGANSAAVDAWRSADRLMLQVRDDGRGGATAPGGGFRPGGGLAGLAERVGAVDGVFLVESPEGGPTTVTIELPWHTRAARTA comes from the coding sequence ATGAAGCTCCCCGGCGAGCGCCGCCGCGCGGCCCGGCCGCTGTACGGCGTCCAGATGTGGCGCGAGGTGCTCCACCACCTGCTCGGTGCGCCCTTCGGCATGGCGGTCTTCCTCTTCACCGTCGCCACGCTCAGCGTCGGCGCGGGGCTGAGCATCACGGTGATCGGGCTGCCGGTACTGGTTCTGGGGCTGCGCGGGGCACGCGGCATCGGTGCGCTGGCCCGGCAGCAGGCCCGCAGGTGCCTGGGCGCCCAGGTCGAGGAGCCGACGCCGCTGGCGGCGGCCAGACCCGGGGTGACGGGCTGGGTGCTGGCCTCGCTCACCGACGGGCTGAGCTGGCGCTCGGTGCTCTACTGCCTGCTGATGCTGCCCTGGGGCATCCTGACCTTCACCCTGACGGCGGTCTTCCTGGTGGCCGGCTGGCCGCTGCTGCCCTGGGTGGTCCGCTACCTGGCGGTGGCCCACCGGGTGCTGGTGGAGCAGTTGCTCGGCCCGGGCCAGCTCTCGGAGCGGGTGCGCGAGCTGGAGGAGGACCGCGGCGCGGTGGTCGACACCGCCGCCGCCGACCTGCGCCGGATCGAGCGCGACCTGCACGACGGCGCCCAGGCCCGGCTGGTCGCCCTGGCCATGGACCTCGGGCTGGCCAAGGAGAAGCTGCTGGAGACCGAGCTGACGGCGGAGCAGATCTCGGCCGCCAAGATGGTCGACGCCGCGCACGGCGAGGTGAAGCTGGCCCTGCAGGAGCTGCGCGACCTGGCCCGGGGCATCCACCCCGCCGTGCTGACCGACCGTGGTCTGGATGCGGCGCTCTCCGCGGTGGCCGCCCGCTGCACCGTGCCCGGCGGGGTGAAGGTCAACGTCGACCTCACCGGCCCCGACGGGGTCACCGAGCGCCCGGACTCCGCGGTGGAGGGCATCGCCTACTTCACCGTCAGCGAGCTGCTCACCAACACCTCGAAGCACTCGGGGGCCAACAGCGCCGCGGTGGACGCCTGGCGCTCCGCCGACCGGTTGATGCTCCAGGTCCGTGACGACGGGCGGGGCGGCGCCACCGCCCCCGGCGGCGGCTTCCGCCCCGGCGGCGGGCTGGCCGGCCTGGCCGAGCGGGTCGGCGCGGTGGACGGCGTCTTCCTGGTGGAGAGCCCCGAGGGCGGCCCGACCACGGTCACCATAGAACTGCCCTGGCACACCAGGGCCGCCCGGACGGCCTGA
- a CDS encoding TetR family transcriptional regulator — MTGQVRTVDGRVAGRRGQETRQKLLDCLREMLSTSPYRDVKVIDVARMAGTSPATFYQYFPDVEGAVLEIAEEMAKDSVELKELIDGKSWAGKSGATTSEELVDGFLAFWRKNDAILRVVTLGAAEGDKRFFKIRMTVLNSVAKPLADAVKDLQAKGQADKAQDAAAVAGSLISLLASAAEHQKAFTSWGVKVKDLKPTLAPLVYLGVTGKKPPR, encoded by the coding sequence ATGACAGGACAAGTTCGCACCGTCGACGGTCGCGTCGCCGGGCGACGCGGACAGGAGACGCGGCAGAAGCTGCTCGACTGCCTCCGCGAGATGCTCAGCACGTCGCCGTACCGGGACGTCAAGGTCATCGACGTCGCCCGTATGGCGGGTACCTCCCCCGCGACCTTCTACCAGTACTTCCCGGATGTCGAGGGCGCAGTCCTCGAGATCGCCGAGGAAATGGCCAAGGACTCCGTCGAGCTCAAAGAGCTGATCGACGGAAAGTCCTGGGCAGGAAAGTCCGGTGCCACCACCTCCGAAGAACTGGTGGACGGATTCCTTGCCTTCTGGCGCAAGAACGACGCCATTCTGCGCGTGGTCACCCTTGGTGCCGCAGAAGGGGACAAGCGGTTCTTCAAGATCCGCATGACGGTCCTCAACTCGGTCGCCAAGCCGCTCGCGGATGCCGTCAAGGACCTCCAGGCCAAGGGCCAGGCCGACAAGGCGCAAGACGCCGCGGCGGTGGCCGGCTCGCTGATCTCGCTGCTAGCTTCGGCGGCTGAGCATCAGAAGGCCTTCACCTCCTGGGGTGTCAAGGTCAAGGACCTCAAGCCCACCCTCGCCCCCCTGGTCTACTTGGGCGTCACCGGCAAGAAGCCCCCCAGGTAG
- a CDS encoding S1C family serine protease: MHPTKDHTRPIPTGSRPTGPKAVAVRLAGPGAIALCVVLAVSGCTSGSSSSSSASSSTGASASPSVTSQLQTEYQQVIANVLPSVVQITTASGLGSGIVYDDKGDIVTNAHVVGTATSFQVSLANSSNQLDATLVGSYPDSDLAVVKLSSPPSGLRPVTFGNSAQVEVGQIALAMGSPLGLSSSVTEGIVSATGRTVTEPQGGGSPGATIGNMVQTSAAINPGNSGGALVNLSSQVIGINTLAAVDPELNGSAATGIGFAIPSATITSIADQLISTGKVTNSGRAALGITARTYYSGSYQPAGVVIVSVTSGGPAASAGLQAGDVITQVGSTPISTLNSLTTALASLSPGSKTTVTYTRSGASKTADVTLGTLGS, encoded by the coding sequence GTGCACCCCACGAAGGATCACACCCGCCCGATCCCGACCGGCTCGCGTCCCACCGGACCCAAGGCGGTCGCCGTCCGGCTGGCCGGGCCGGGGGCGATCGCGCTCTGCGTCGTGCTGGCCGTGAGCGGTTGCACCAGCGGCTCCTCGTCCTCGTCCTCGGCGTCCTCCTCGACCGGGGCGAGCGCCTCGCCCTCGGTGACCAGCCAGCTGCAGACCGAGTACCAGCAGGTGATCGCCAATGTGCTGCCCTCGGTGGTGCAGATCACCACGGCCTCCGGGCTCGGCTCGGGGATCGTCTACGACGACAAGGGCGACATCGTCACCAACGCCCACGTGGTGGGCACCGCGACCAGCTTCCAGGTGAGCCTGGCCAACAGCAGCAACCAGCTGGACGCCACCCTGGTCGGCAGCTACCCGGACTCCGACCTCGCGGTGGTCAAGCTGAGCAGCCCGCCCAGCGGCCTGCGCCCGGTGACCTTCGGCAACAGCGCCCAGGTGGAGGTCGGACAGATCGCCCTGGCGATGGGCAGCCCGCTCGGGCTCTCCAGCAGCGTGACCGAGGGCATCGTCTCCGCCACCGGGCGGACCGTCACCGAACCGCAGGGCGGTGGCTCGCCCGGCGCGACCATCGGCAACATGGTGCAGACCTCGGCCGCGATCAACCCCGGCAACAGCGGCGGGGCACTGGTCAACCTGTCCAGCCAGGTGATCGGCATCAACACGCTGGCCGCCGTCGACCCGGAGCTGAACGGCAGCGCCGCCACCGGCATCGGCTTCGCGATCCCGAGCGCCACCATCACCAGCATCGCCGACCAGCTGATCAGCACCGGCAAGGTGACCAACTCAGGCCGGGCCGCGCTCGGCATCACCGCCCGCACCTACTACAGCGGCAGCTACCAGCCGGCCGGTGTGGTGATCGTCAGCGTCACCTCCGGCGGCCCGGCGGCCTCGGCCGGTCTGCAGGCGGGCGACGTGATCACCCAGGTCGGCAGCACCCCGATCAGCACGCTCAACTCGCTGACCACCGCGCTGGCCTCGCTCTCGCCCGGCAGCAAGACCACGGTGACCTACACCCGTAGTGGTGCGAGCAAGACGGCCGACGTGACCTTGGGCACGCTCGGCTCCTGA
- the nuoH gene encoding NADH-quinone oxidoreductase subunit NuoH, translated as MNLLDMLLRCLAALVVMLTFPLIIGQTEHKVMAHMQGRLGPMYAGGFHGWAQLVADGVKFAQKEDIVPAGADRRVFQLAPAVALLPYLLVLLAVPVGPNGFVGQAIDAGIFFVLAVMGIGVLGSLMAGWASANKFSLLGGLRTAAQLMSYELPMLLAGASVAMAAGTLSLPGIVDAFHWWWIPWQAIGAFVFFTAGLAELQRPPFDMPVADSEIIFGAYTEYTGLRFALFLLSEYAGILVLCALTTVLFLGGWHGPLPHSLGWLWTLLKTFALAFVVIWARVTFPRLREDQLMRFAWTVLIPLALLQLVLTGIIKVAISQ; from the coding sequence ATGAACCTGCTCGACATGCTGCTGCGCTGCCTCGCCGCGCTGGTGGTCATGCTCACCTTCCCGCTGATCATCGGCCAGACCGAGCACAAGGTGATGGCCCACATGCAGGGCCGGCTCGGCCCGATGTACGCCGGTGGCTTCCACGGCTGGGCCCAGCTGGTGGCGGACGGCGTCAAGTTCGCGCAGAAGGAGGACATCGTCCCGGCCGGTGCCGACCGGCGGGTCTTCCAGCTGGCCCCGGCCGTCGCGCTGCTGCCGTACCTGCTGGTGCTGCTGGCCGTGCCGGTCGGCCCGAACGGCTTCGTCGGGCAGGCGATCGACGCGGGCATCTTCTTCGTGCTCGCGGTCATGGGTATCGGCGTGCTCGGCTCGCTGATGGCCGGCTGGGCCTCGGCGAACAAGTTCTCGCTGCTCGGCGGTCTGCGCACGGCCGCCCAGCTGATGTCCTACGAGCTGCCGATGCTGCTGGCCGGCGCCTCGGTGGCGATGGCGGCCGGCACCCTGTCGCTGCCGGGGATCGTGGACGCCTTCCACTGGTGGTGGATCCCGTGGCAGGCGATCGGCGCGTTCGTCTTCTTCACGGCCGGGCTCGCCGAGCTGCAGCGCCCGCCGTTCGACATGCCGGTGGCCGACTCCGAGATCATCTTCGGCGCCTACACCGAGTACACCGGGCTGCGCTTCGCGCTCTTCCTGCTCTCCGAGTACGCGGGCATCCTGGTGCTCTGCGCGCTGACCACGGTGCTCTTCCTCGGCGGCTGGCACGGCCCGCTCCCGCACAGCCTCGGCTGGCTCTGGACGCTGCTGAAGACCTTCGCGCTCGCCTTCGTGGTGATCTGGGCCCGGGTGACCTTCCCCCGCCTGCGCGAGGACCAGCTGATGCGCTTCGCCTGGACCGTCCTGATCCCGCTCGCGCTCCTCCAGCTCGTCCTGACCGGCATCATCAAGGTGGCGATCTCCCAGTGA
- a CDS encoding 4Fe-4S binding protein: MTKKTVTAQYPEVQPQLPPRSRGVIGLLEENCTVCMLCARECPDWCIYIDSHKETLPAADPNARARTRNVLDRFAIDFSLCMYCGICIEVCPFDALFWSPEFEYAETDILELTHEREKLREWMWTVPAPPALDPAAEEPKEIAAARKAADKLAAASGGDGA; this comes from the coding sequence ATGACGAAGAAGACCGTCACCGCGCAGTACCCCGAGGTACAGCCGCAGCTGCCGCCGCGCAGCCGCGGTGTGATCGGGCTGCTGGAGGAGAACTGCACGGTCTGCATGCTCTGCGCCCGGGAGTGCCCGGACTGGTGCATCTACATCGACTCGCACAAGGAGACCCTCCCGGCGGCCGACCCGAACGCGCGCGCCCGCACCCGCAACGTGCTGGACCGCTTCGCCATCGACTTCTCGCTCTGCATGTACTGCGGGATCTGCATCGAGGTCTGCCCGTTCGACGCGCTCTTCTGGTCGCCCGAGTTCGAGTACGCGGAGACCGACATCCTGGAGCTGACCCACGAGCGCGAGAAGCTGCGCGAGTGGATGTGGACGGTGCCGGCCCCGCCGGCCCTGGACCCGGCGGCCGAGGAGCCCAAGGAGATCGCCGCCGCCCGCAAGGCCGCCGACAAGCTGGCCGCCGCGTCGGGGGGTGACGGAGCATGA
- the nuoK gene encoding NADH-quinone oxidoreductase subunit NuoK, translated as MHLAYPAVLAALLFSIGVYGLLARRNAVLVLMSVELMLNAVNLNLVAFDAWLRDALHAGQALTLFTITVAAAEIGLGLAIVLLVFRTKGTADVDRLTELGDRAAEVPAQAGPLDLPAPDNEDPASKGQVVS; from the coding sequence ATGCACCTCGCCTACCCCGCCGTCCTGGCCGCACTGCTCTTCAGCATCGGCGTCTACGGCCTGCTCGCCCGGCGCAACGCCGTCCTGGTGCTGATGTCGGTGGAGCTGATGCTCAACGCCGTCAACCTCAACCTGGTCGCCTTCGACGCCTGGCTGCGCGACGCGCTGCACGCCGGGCAGGCGCTCACCCTCTTCACCATCACCGTGGCCGCCGCGGAGATCGGGCTGGGTCTGGCCATCGTGCTGCTGGTCTTCCGGACCAAGGGCACGGCCGACGTCGACCGACTGACCGAACTGGGCGACCGTGCCGCCGAGGTCCCGGCCCAGGCCGGGCCGCTCGACCTGCCCGCCCCCGACAACGAAGATCCCGCGTCGAAGGGCCAGGTCGTCTCGTGA
- a CDS encoding NADH-quinone oxidoreductase subunit B, with amino-acid sequence MDVTHSHGSGGPVPLGLPDPANPGPGALEQRRLGPLARLAPDPVKVVLNWGRRYSLWCFNFGLACCAIEFIAASMAKHDFIRMGVIPFAPGPRQADLMIVSGTVTDKMAPAVKRLYEQMPEPKYVISFGACSNSGGPYWDSYSVTKGVDQIIPVDVYVPGCPPRPEALLQGILKLQEKIAAESLAERYTGPSTGALRRPLVPGPGGAQ; translated from the coding sequence ATGGACGTGACCCACAGCCACGGCTCGGGCGGCCCGGTCCCGCTCGGCCTGCCCGATCCCGCCAACCCCGGCCCGGGGGCGCTGGAGCAGCGCCGGCTGGGACCGCTGGCCCGGCTCGCCCCGGACCCGGTCAAGGTGGTGCTCAACTGGGGCCGCCGCTACAGCCTCTGGTGCTTCAACTTCGGCCTGGCCTGCTGCGCGATCGAGTTCATCGCCGCGTCGATGGCCAAGCACGACTTCATCCGGATGGGCGTGATCCCGTTCGCGCCCGGGCCCCGGCAGGCCGATCTGATGATCGTCTCGGGCACGGTGACGGACAAGATGGCCCCCGCCGTCAAGCGCCTCTACGAGCAGATGCCGGAGCCGAAGTACGTCATCTCCTTCGGCGCCTGCTCCAACTCAGGTGGGCCCTACTGGGACTCCTACTCGGTCACCAAGGGCGTGGACCAGATCATCCCGGTCGACGTCTACGTCCCCGGCTGCCCGCCGCGTCCCGAGGCGCTGCTGCAGGGCATCCTCAAGCTGCAGGAGAAGATCGCGGCCGAGTCGCTGGCGGAGCGCTACACCGGACCGTCGACCGGTGCGCTGCGCCGTCCGCTGGTGCCGGGCCCCGGGGGTGCGCAGTGA
- a CDS encoding NADH-quinone oxidoreductase subunit J family protein, which produces MSTLLAAAGSLAPASRGFLSPTGVEIVFVLVGLAVLGSALISVTTRQLVHAALWLVVALGGLAIEFLLLTAEFVAWVQVLIYLGSVVVLVLFGLMLTKAPIGRSPDADSGNRWVALGVALASAGTLVTLVVDAFRTSWIDLGAGGGSTAVTGASLFRYWVLPFEALSVLLLAALVGAIVISRTGKGGAKPRAGKLRTPRSVGAPRPARATAAPEQQER; this is translated from the coding sequence ATGAGCACGCTGCTTGCCGCCGCCGGCTCGCTGGCGCCCGCGAGCCGGGGCTTCCTGTCGCCGACCGGCGTGGAGATCGTCTTCGTCCTGGTCGGCCTCGCCGTGCTGGGCTCGGCGCTGATCTCGGTGACCACCAGGCAACTGGTGCACGCCGCGCTCTGGCTGGTCGTCGCGCTCGGCGGCCTGGCGATCGAGTTCCTGCTGCTCACCGCCGAGTTCGTGGCCTGGGTACAGGTGCTGATCTACCTCGGCTCGGTGGTCGTGCTGGTGCTCTTCGGGCTGATGCTCACCAAGGCGCCGATCGGCCGCTCGCCGGACGCCGACTCGGGCAACCGCTGGGTCGCCCTCGGGGTCGCGCTGGCCTCGGCCGGCACCCTGGTGACCCTGGTGGTGGACGCCTTCCGCACCTCCTGGATCGACCTGGGCGCGGGTGGCGGCAGCACCGCCGTCACCGGGGCCAGCCTGTTCCGGTACTGGGTGCTGCCCTTCGAGGCGCTCTCGGTGCTGCTGCTGGCCGCACTGGTCGGGGCGATCGTGATCTCCCGGACCGGCAAGGGCGGCGCCAAGCCGCGCGCGGGCAAGCTGCGCACCCCGCGCTCCGTCGGCGCCCCGCGCCCCGCCCGCGCCACCGCCGCCCCCGAGCAGCAGGAGCGCTGA